In a single window of the Maniola jurtina chromosome 4, ilManJurt1.1, whole genome shotgun sequence genome:
- the LOC123864513 gene encoding SUMO-conjugating enzyme UBC9-like → MIFKDDYPSSPPKCKFEPPLFHPNVYPSGTVCLSLLDEEKDWRPAITIKQILLGIQDLLNEPNVKDPAQAEAYTIYCQNRLEYDKRVRAQARAMAATE, encoded by the exons ATGATCTTCAAAGATGATTACCCCTCAAGTCCTCCCAAGTGTAAATTTGAGCCACCTCTCTTCCATCCCAACGTGTACCCTTCTGGAACAGTTTGTTTATCACTATTAGATGAAGAGAAAGACTGGCGTCCGGCGATCACCATCAAACAAATCCTTCTCGGTATCCAAGATCTCCTGAATGAGCCGAATGTAAAGGATCCTGCACAAGCTGAAGCATATACAATCTATTG CCAAAACCGGCTAGAATATGACAAGAGAGTAAGAGCGCAGGCGCGTGCTATGGCTGCAACTGAATGA